From a single Nothobranchius furzeri strain GRZ-AD chromosome 7, NfurGRZ-RIMD1, whole genome shotgun sequence genomic region:
- the LOC129167132 gene encoding general transcription factor II-I repeat domain-containing protein 2-like — protein sequence MMSLSKRRKVDTECRLFQEKWTSSYFFTEVKGKAVCLVCSQHVAVLKEYNLRRHYVSLHAEKYDKFEAQRRREKVNELLAGLKKQQSAFTHSQDISDAAVKASYLIANEIAVTSKPFSEGEFVKTCMMKAAEIVCPEKRQAFANISLTRNTIADRISDISADLDCQLREKVKSFIAFSVAIDESTDITDVAQLAIFIRGVDDTLTVTEEFVELVPMTDTTTAADIFTALVGALDRVGVQWSRAVSLATDGAPSMTGRKSGVVTKFREKVQSANGGGDFWTFHCILHQESLCCKSLKMDNVMKVVTQTVNFIRSTSIPCHTTLR from the coding sequence ATGATGTCTCTGTCAAAAAGGAGAAAAGTGGACACAGAGTGCAGGTTGTTCCAAGAAAAATGGACATCCTCTTATTTTTTCACGGAAGTGAAAGGAAAAGCTGTGTGTTTGGTGTGTTCACAGCACGTTGCAGTGCTGAAAGAATATAATCTCCGTCGCCATTATGTGAGTCTTCATGCTGAAAAATATGACAAATTTGAAGCACAGCGGAGAAGAGAGAAGGTGAATGAACTGTTGGCCGGACTGAAGAAACAGCAGTCTGCGTTTACTCACAGCCAAGATATCAGTGATGCTGCAGTGAAAGCTAGCTACCTGATTGCTAATGAAATTGCAGTCACTTCAAAACCATTTAGTGAGGGGGAATTTGTAAAAACGTGCATGATGAAGGCAGCGGAGATTGTGTGCCCTGAAAAGCGCCAAGCTTTTGCAAATATCAGCCTGACCAGAAACACAATAGCAGACAGGATTTCTGATATTTCAGCGGATTTGGACTGCCAATTAAGGGAAAAAGTAAAGTCCTTTATTGCTTTTTCAGTTGCTATTGATGAAAGCACGGACATTACAGATGTTGCTCAACTGGCGATTTTCATCCGCGGAGTTGATGACACGTTGACCGTCACCGAGGAGTTTGTTGAGCTGGTGCCCATGACGGATACAACAACAGCAGCTGATATTTTCACCGCACTCGTTGGAGCGCTGGACAGGGTCGGAGTGCAATGGTCCCGCGCTGTAAGCCTCGCTACAGATGGCGCGCCCTCAATGACTGGGAGAAAATCAGGTGTTGTGACAAAGTTCAGAGAGAAAGTGCAATCTGCAAATGGAGGAGGTGATTTTTGGACTTTTCACTGTATTTTGCACCAGGAGAGTTTGTGTTGCAAGTCATTAAAGATGGATAACGTCATGAAAGTGGTCACCCAAACTGTTAATTTCATCCGATCCACATCTATACCCTGCCATACCACACTGAGGTAA